In Myxococcus guangdongensis, one genomic interval encodes:
- a CDS encoding VWA domain-containing protein, producing MSVAARILAGLVVAVVVTVACTDSYLYDPRRDVDVPVDRAVSIQGRFCTTGSNEVVRPIKLVVAMDASQSMRVSDPDGTRATALVELIENLPRDPEVHLAVVLFAGSTTAFLTQTPGSPPQDGFVQVASFDDARMRQLTEQLLTFRNPDNSPNRDSTDFVKPLSDIYSLINTDIARSRLEPGGAQALAQARYSVLFLSDGRPTTDQDDELLQGDAVVRIRQLRDLVEDVRVNTVHVFNPTQPVSSVCDLSGDGGCPLLIINQNSDRLEKMAALGGGNFRDFRNNEPINFLDFSFGQVRRTFIVKEVIATNFSAPPGSPIGEADTDGDGLTDARELELGTDPNLVDTDGDGFSDGVEVYFRERGVDFDPTQVADADGGGLDKGCPPLLRASDSDCDGLLDCDEQFIGTNATLADSDRDGVPDGIEWRGGTQGASDDLDEDPDNDGLSSRAELRLHTRPLVVDTANLAAQGYRYSFEADGPPDELGRQCYTLRVDNILLAPTIASADDAGVVVRGAGYNDIALSVAMVPADDPTARTQVRTFRVNHVRYPVGGIKSPADGIIRVNPEDFVDGCPGRPDVTLPTP from the coding sequence GTGAGTGTGGCCGCACGTATCCTGGCGGGGCTGGTGGTCGCGGTGGTGGTGACGGTGGCCTGCACCGATTCGTATCTCTACGACCCGCGCCGCGACGTGGACGTCCCCGTGGACCGCGCGGTGTCCATCCAGGGCCGCTTCTGCACCACGGGCTCCAACGAGGTGGTGCGCCCCATCAAGCTGGTGGTCGCCATGGACGCCTCGCAGTCCATGCGCGTCAGCGACCCGGACGGCACCCGCGCCACCGCGCTGGTGGAGCTGATTGAAAACCTGCCCAGGGACCCCGAGGTCCACCTGGCGGTGGTGCTCTTCGCCGGCAGCACCACGGCGTTCCTCACCCAGACGCCCGGCAGTCCGCCGCAGGACGGCTTCGTGCAGGTGGCCAGCTTCGACGACGCGCGGATGCGCCAGCTCACCGAGCAGTTGCTCACCTTCCGCAACCCGGACAACTCCCCGAACCGCGACTCGACGGACTTCGTCAAGCCGCTGTCGGACATCTACTCGCTCATCAACACGGACATCGCGCGCAGCCGGCTGGAGCCGGGCGGGGCGCAGGCGCTGGCCCAGGCGCGCTACTCGGTCCTCTTCCTGTCCGATGGTCGGCCCACCACGGACCAGGACGACGAGCTGCTGCAGGGTGACGCGGTGGTGCGCATCCGCCAGCTGCGGGATTTGGTGGAGGACGTGCGCGTCAACACCGTGCACGTCTTCAACCCCACGCAGCCGGTGTCGTCGGTGTGTGACTTGTCGGGGGACGGCGGCTGCCCGCTGCTCATCATCAACCAGAACTCGGACCGGCTGGAGAAGATGGCGGCGCTGGGCGGCGGCAACTTCCGCGACTTCCGCAACAACGAGCCCATCAACTTCCTGGACTTCAGCTTCGGGCAGGTGCGCCGGACGTTCATCGTGAAGGAGGTCATCGCGACGAACTTCTCGGCGCCGCCCGGCAGCCCCATCGGCGAGGCGGACACGGACGGCGACGGGCTGACGGACGCGCGCGAGCTGGAGCTGGGCACGGACCCCAACCTCGTGGACACCGACGGCGACGGCTTCAGCGACGGCGTGGAGGTGTACTTCCGCGAGCGCGGCGTGGACTTCGACCCCACGCAGGTGGCCGACGCCGATGGTGGCGGGCTGGACAAGGGCTGCCCGCCGCTGTTGCGCGCGTCGGACTCGGACTGTGACGGCCTGCTCGACTGCGATGAGCAGTTCATCGGCACCAACGCGACGCTGGCCGACAGCGACCGCGACGGCGTGCCCGACGGCATCGAGTGGCGCGGCGGCACCCAGGGCGCCAGCGATGATTTGGACGAGGACCCGGACAACGACGGCCTGTCGAGCCGCGCCGAGCTGCGCCTGCACACCCGCCCGCTGGTGGTGGACACCGCGAACCTGGCGGCGCAGGGCTACCGATACTCCTTCGAGGCGGACGGTCCGCCGGACGAGCTGGGCCGGCAGTGCTACACGCTGCGCGTGGACAACATCCTGCTCGCGCCCACCATCGCCTCTGCGGACGACGCGGGCGTGGTGGTGCGGGGCGCCGGCTACAACGACATCGCCTTGTCGGTGGCCATGGTGCCCGCCGACGACCCGACGGCGCGCACGCAGGTGCGCACCTTCCGGGTGAACCACGTGCGCTACCCGGTGGGCGGAATCAAATCCCCCGCCGACGGAATCATCCGCGTGAATCCCGAGGACTTCGTCGACGGCTGCCCCGGCCGTCCCGACGTCACCCTCCCGACGCCGTGA
- a CDS encoding calcium-binding protein, which translates to MRPLPRSAWPLLPILLLSCSDAGLYAIDGRGANRGDRANFSGKVCVPLAGGEAFPTKVLFALQGGEGVETEIVGYATDGLATLSSRFSGPFVKFGLVAYHSVATGILGGFSDAADFQAALPRFATYQETGPVSIRSSLRLAKTLLAGDMQTSCRGEVARTRYVVVVVVRSQDTSCANPAFNIGLDATCNALTDKVACSQCELTAVTGEIKALAQQYGAGEVVVQPVYVRDVADPNTRAHVAAIAHAGGTQPVETDAVGLSPTLSGIQYAARTNTLKLKRFLAFNRNVVVRAGQVLVDSDGDGLPDVDEVALGTDPTVADTDQDGLMDGIEVRVGLDPLVPDIINGCNPSLDEDGDRLNTCEERVLGTNPCIGDSDGDTIPDLVEVLSQTNPLVPEDLLDSDRDGITNIAEIEAHGDPLSADLDFHRERAYGYNLVEGEPTVDGRTCYDTRVENITLVRTLARPHPLVPGEVIPAGTNEIYLYLQAGRDNDPRGAGIGSLLIQTIQYDEKEGRTPSGTLLLDPEAFILGT; encoded by the coding sequence ATGCGCCCCCTTCCGCGCTCCGCGTGGCCGCTGCTTCCGATTCTGCTCCTGTCCTGCTCCGACGCGGGCCTGTACGCCATCGACGGGCGTGGGGCCAACCGTGGAGACCGCGCCAACTTCTCCGGCAAGGTCTGCGTGCCGCTCGCCGGCGGCGAGGCGTTCCCCACCAAGGTCCTCTTCGCGCTGCAGGGCGGCGAGGGCGTCGAGACGGAAATCGTGGGCTACGCCACGGACGGCCTCGCCACGCTCTCCAGCCGCTTCTCCGGCCCGTTCGTGAAGTTCGGCCTGGTGGCGTACCACTCGGTGGCCACCGGCATCCTGGGCGGCTTCTCCGACGCGGCGGACTTCCAGGCCGCGCTGCCGCGCTTCGCCACCTATCAGGAGACGGGGCCCGTCAGCATCCGCTCCTCGCTGCGGCTGGCCAAGACGCTGCTCGCCGGTGACATGCAGACGTCGTGTCGCGGCGAGGTGGCCCGCACGCGCTACGTCGTCGTCGTCGTCGTGCGCAGCCAGGACACCAGCTGCGCCAACCCGGCCTTCAACATCGGCCTGGACGCCACGTGCAACGCGCTGACCGATAAGGTCGCCTGCAGCCAGTGCGAGCTCACCGCCGTCACCGGCGAAATCAAGGCGCTGGCCCAGCAGTACGGCGCGGGCGAGGTGGTGGTGCAGCCCGTCTACGTGCGCGACGTGGCGGACCCCAACACCCGCGCGCACGTGGCGGCCATCGCCCACGCCGGCGGCACCCAGCCGGTGGAGACCGACGCGGTGGGCCTGTCCCCCACGCTCTCCGGCATCCAGTACGCCGCGCGCACCAACACCCTCAAGCTCAAGCGCTTCCTTGCCTTCAACCGCAACGTGGTGGTGCGCGCCGGCCAGGTGCTCGTCGACAGCGACGGTGACGGCCTGCCGGACGTGGATGAGGTCGCCCTGGGCACGGACCCCACCGTGGCCGACACGGACCAGGACGGGCTGATGGACGGCATCGAGGTCCGCGTCGGGTTGGACCCGCTGGTCCCCGACATCATCAACGGCTGCAACCCGTCGCTCGACGAGGACGGAGACCGGCTCAACACCTGTGAAGAGCGCGTGCTGGGCACCAACCCCTGCATCGGCGACAGCGACGGCGACACGATTCCGGACCTGGTGGAGGTGCTGTCGCAGACCAACCCGCTGGTGCCCGAGGACCTGCTCGACTCGGACCGCGACGGCATCACCAACATCGCCGAAATCGAGGCGCATGGAGACCCGCTGAGCGCCGACCTCGACTTCCACCGTGAGCGCGCCTACGGCTACAACCTGGTGGAGGGTGAGCCCACCGTGGACGGGCGCACCTGCTACGACACGCGCGTGGAGAACATCACGCTGGTGCGCACGCTGGCGCGGCCCCACCCGCTCGTGCCCGGCGAGGTCATCCCCGCGGGCACCAACGAAATCTACCTGTACCTCCAGGCCGGCCGGGACAACGACCCGCGCGGCGCTGGCATCGGCTCCCTGCTCATCCAGACCATCCAGTACGACGAGAAGGAGGGGCGCACCCCCTCCGGCACCCTTTTGTTGGACCCCGAGGCCTTCATCCTCGGAACCTGA
- a CDS encoding GMC family oxidoreductase — protein sequence MSLPEVDVCIIGSGAGGAPMALELGRAGFKVVVLEKGPHYRPQDFVHDEILNSRRNFFMPLPWEEPHLVRKGAQGKYERSTAAWTANCVGGGTVHMSGFFYRLKPMDFRLRTTLGAVPGSTLADWPISYEEFAPFYDKAEAELGVSGQAVPHPFAEPRSGPYPLPPLDVHPVASELDKVCQAMGWHSIPTARGIISRPYKGRAPCAYCALCGSYGCEMGAKSGTNASLIPAAVATGNVQVRPGCMARTVEVDKKGRAKSVVYLDADGVAQEQPAKVIVVSATAVESARLLLNSTSKRFPRGLANGNGLVGKNLIFSSFGESQATFRLSKQADKRPWLKDPGPFVNRSIQDFYLMPDARFGFRKGGTLGFMWTHPNPIHAASGLAGSGASAVFGKELKDRMRAYRDSRILLFEVYAEYLPTQGSYVSVEGDVKDKYGIPVATITVERHPMDLAATRFLVERGEEVLLRMEPDSLERKSVSGETTILQHGTCRFGDDPAQSVLDRHCRAHEVDNLYVVDGSFMPTGGSVPSTLTIAANSFRVASHLVRTLKQGVSSGG from the coding sequence GTGAGCCTGCCCGAGGTGGATGTCTGCATCATCGGCAGCGGCGCGGGCGGTGCCCCCATGGCGCTGGAGCTGGGCCGCGCGGGCTTCAAGGTGGTGGTGCTGGAGAAGGGGCCGCACTACCGGCCGCAGGACTTCGTCCACGACGAAATCCTCAACAGCCGCCGCAACTTCTTCATGCCGCTGCCCTGGGAGGAGCCGCACCTGGTGCGCAAGGGCGCGCAGGGCAAGTACGAGCGCAGCACCGCGGCGTGGACCGCCAACTGCGTGGGCGGCGGCACCGTGCACATGAGCGGCTTCTTCTACCGCCTCAAGCCGATGGACTTCCGGCTGCGCACCACGCTGGGCGCGGTGCCGGGCAGCACGCTCGCGGACTGGCCCATCTCCTACGAGGAGTTCGCGCCCTTCTACGACAAGGCCGAGGCGGAGCTGGGCGTGTCCGGACAGGCCGTGCCGCACCCCTTCGCCGAACCGCGAAGCGGCCCCTACCCGCTGCCCCCGCTGGACGTGCACCCGGTGGCGTCGGAGCTCGACAAGGTCTGCCAGGCCATGGGCTGGCACTCGATTCCCACCGCGCGGGGCATCATCAGCCGCCCGTACAAGGGCCGCGCGCCGTGCGCGTACTGCGCGCTGTGCGGAAGCTACGGCTGTGAGATGGGCGCCAAGAGCGGCACCAACGCGAGCCTCATCCCCGCCGCCGTCGCCACCGGCAACGTGCAGGTGCGCCCCGGCTGCATGGCGCGCACGGTGGAGGTGGACAAGAAGGGGCGCGCGAAGAGCGTCGTCTACCTGGACGCGGACGGCGTGGCCCAGGAGCAGCCCGCCAAGGTCATCGTCGTGTCCGCCACCGCGGTGGAGAGCGCGCGGCTGTTGCTCAACTCCACGTCCAAGCGCTTCCCCCGGGGCCTGGCCAACGGCAACGGGCTGGTGGGCAAGAACCTCATCTTCAGCTCGTTCGGCGAGTCGCAGGCGACGTTCCGCCTGTCGAAGCAGGCGGACAAGCGCCCGTGGTTGAAAGACCCCGGGCCCTTCGTCAACCGCAGCATCCAGGACTTCTACCTGATGCCCGACGCGCGCTTCGGCTTCCGCAAGGGCGGCACGCTGGGCTTCATGTGGACGCACCCCAATCCCATCCACGCGGCGTCGGGGCTGGCGGGCAGCGGCGCGTCCGCGGTCTTCGGCAAGGAGCTCAAGGACCGCATGCGCGCGTACCGCGACTCGCGCATCCTCCTGTTCGAGGTCTACGCCGAATACCTCCCCACGCAGGGCAGCTACGTGAGCGTGGAGGGCGACGTGAAGGACAAGTACGGCATCCCCGTGGCCACCATCACCGTGGAGCGTCACCCCATGGACCTGGCGGCGACGCGCTTCCTCGTCGAGCGCGGCGAGGAGGTGCTGCTGCGGATGGAGCCGGACTCGCTCGAGCGCAAGAGCGTCTCCGGGGAGACCACCATCCTCCAGCACGGCACCTGCCGCTTCGGTGATGACCCGGCCCAGTCCGTGCTCGACCGCCACTGCCGCGCGCACGAGGTGGACAACCTCTACGTCGTGGACGGCAGCTTCATGCCCACCGGCGGCAGCGTGCCCTCCACGCTGACCATCGCCGCCAACAGCTTCCGGGTGGCCAGTCACCTGGTGCGCACGCTGAAACAAGGCGTCTCCTCGGGCGGCTAG
- the mtsC gene encoding cell-cell cohesion MYXO-CTERM protein MtsC, whose product MSRVRFAPVLMLGAMLVVSPGLAQAQSNDNPDNPECLGDSCGKPQEEGGGCGCGCGGSVWVNYTDDGDTLAYTDDADGDGRADDRDNCPFASNRDQADSDGDGVGNVCDNCPTLSNFQQRDADGDGIGDDCDPDRDNDGIANERDNCPLIPNADQADLDADGLGDVCDPDDDNDGVPDGTDNCPRIANPDQVMPADGSQCRVDADGDNIADSSDNCPGLANPDQVDTDNDGQGDACDADIDDDGVLNDVDNCKAVANRDQADSDGDGLGDACDSLYCVVVDPTQKDKCLDPKSPFTVSAGGTLKLARSGETLRPPLFANRNGAAMEYRWTVTKRPSGSNAVVENPQGAVTLSRNWQYSYVDGSVPNFVPDTEGTYELTVEARLAFADRVFPDQRVSTSTLILTVGDGDGEGGNCSSVPAGFSATALGAALLRMLMRRRRSEQ is encoded by the coding sequence ATGTCACGCGTTCGATTCGCTCCGGTGCTGATGCTCGGGGCAATGTTGGTCGTGAGCCCAGGTCTTGCCCAGGCGCAGTCCAACGACAATCCCGACAACCCGGAGTGTCTCGGCGACAGCTGCGGCAAGCCCCAGGAGGAGGGTGGCGGGTGCGGGTGCGGCTGCGGCGGCTCGGTGTGGGTGAACTACACGGACGACGGCGACACGCTCGCCTACACGGACGACGCGGACGGCGACGGCCGCGCGGATGACCGCGACAACTGCCCGTTCGCGTCCAACCGCGACCAGGCGGACAGCGACGGCGACGGCGTGGGCAACGTCTGCGACAACTGCCCGACGCTCTCCAACTTCCAGCAGCGCGACGCCGACGGTGACGGCATCGGCGACGACTGCGACCCGGACCGCGACAACGACGGCATCGCGAACGAGCGGGACAACTGCCCGCTGATTCCCAACGCGGACCAGGCCGACCTGGACGCCGACGGGCTGGGCGACGTCTGCGACCCGGACGACGACAACGACGGCGTTCCGGACGGCACGGACAACTGCCCGCGCATCGCCAACCCGGACCAGGTGATGCCGGCCGACGGCAGCCAGTGCCGCGTGGACGCGGACGGCGACAACATCGCCGACAGCAGCGACAACTGCCCGGGGCTCGCCAACCCCGACCAGGTCGACACGGACAACGACGGCCAGGGTGACGCGTGCGACGCGGACATCGACGATGACGGCGTCCTCAACGACGTGGACAACTGCAAGGCGGTGGCGAACCGCGACCAGGCCGACAGCGACGGCGACGGCCTGGGTGACGCGTGCGACAGCCTCTACTGCGTCGTGGTGGACCCCACGCAGAAGGACAAGTGCCTGGACCCGAAGTCGCCCTTCACCGTCAGCGCCGGCGGCACCCTGAAGCTGGCCCGCTCCGGTGAGACGCTGCGCCCGCCGCTGTTCGCCAACCGCAACGGCGCGGCCATGGAGTACCGCTGGACGGTGACCAAGCGTCCGTCGGGCTCCAACGCCGTGGTGGAGAACCCCCAGGGCGCGGTGACGCTCAGCCGCAACTGGCAGTACTCGTACGTGGACGGCAGCGTGCCGAACTTCGTGCCCGACACCGAGGGCACGTACGAGCTGACCGTGGAGGCCCGCCTGGCCTTCGCCGACCGCGTCTTCCCGGACCAGCGCGTCTCCACCAGCACGCTCATCCTGACGGTGGGTGACGGCGATGGCGAGGGCGGCAACTGCAGCTCCGTCCCCGCCGGCTTCAGCGCCACCGCGCTGGGCGCCGCGCTGCTGCGCATGCTGATGCGCCGTCGTCGCAGCGAGCAGTAA
- the mtsD gene encoding cell-cell cohesion protein MtsD: protein MRRLVRLPLLMAGLLATGLLSCTDSMLEPRTEQQTHVDDRVMLQGRVCTRPPNPSGFPVKVVVVIDESGSMCISDPPGAQTDSGFCQRAEVQAIIPPGVTEPARVRALKRLVNQFRQVNAAGGNVQVSVAPFETNVRNVWPPATTGNRFARPDTNIDSYIDGLQSQLGKGTDYQGALSYAYSLIASDINAVALSNPEVLPRTRYVVVFLTDGTPYPRCSATDNLSVYANPDNPDLTWADSIVSFCNATNTTDQIDGFEIGTDRNQNYQLFSYVRRLMELKDQYNVGDVRMHTVLLFNQEAVRACGPICQEIYGIYPGVPQAQYPEAAKKIASWLLKRFAEMGNGVYQEFNDTAEISNLGLGALDYSSFASRNVMKTLLVEPLSSAPGLNGRVIDSDGDGVPDDIDNSFTLKTNPFNTDSDRDCLDDGFEHRRADQGFKAANDLDARGCNPDSPLTPRCTCRDTDGDGLSQFAEAYLRTRETIVDSDGDGIPDSIEARWGLNPLEPSVAGLDTDGDGLPDEVELRAGTDPTRRDRAFFEKNGFQYETRIAEVLPNGSICYDYTVSNLQMVATPDRPGAKQGFNLFKLWFAEAPESGVATDYGVWRAACAWSQYAPPSVRVPVGPELTLTDNNFMVPTELSNPWENQGRCVGAPPSGQQGGLLP, encoded by the coding sequence ATGCGTCGCCTTGTCCGACTCCCGCTGCTGATGGCGGGCCTCCTGGCCACGGGGCTGTTGTCCTGTACCGACTCGATGTTGGAGCCCCGGACGGAACAGCAGACCCACGTCGATGACCGCGTGATGCTCCAGGGGCGCGTCTGCACGCGCCCGCCCAACCCCTCCGGCTTCCCGGTGAAGGTGGTGGTGGTCATCGACGAGTCGGGCAGCATGTGCATCAGCGACCCGCCGGGCGCGCAGACGGACAGCGGCTTCTGTCAGCGCGCCGAGGTGCAGGCCATCATCCCGCCGGGCGTCACGGAGCCCGCGCGCGTGCGTGCGCTCAAGCGCCTGGTGAACCAGTTCCGCCAGGTCAACGCGGCGGGCGGCAACGTGCAGGTGTCCGTGGCCCCCTTCGAGACGAACGTGCGCAACGTCTGGCCGCCGGCCACGACGGGCAACCGCTTCGCCCGGCCCGACACCAACATCGACAGCTACATCGACGGGCTGCAGAGCCAGCTGGGCAAGGGCACCGACTACCAGGGCGCGCTGTCGTACGCGTACAGCCTCATCGCCAGCGACATCAACGCCGTGGCCCTGTCCAACCCGGAGGTGCTGCCGCGCACCCGCTACGTCGTCGTCTTCCTCACGGACGGGACGCCGTACCCGCGGTGCTCGGCCACCGACAACCTCAGCGTGTACGCCAACCCGGACAACCCGGACCTGACGTGGGCGGACTCCATCGTGAGCTTCTGCAACGCCACGAACACCACGGACCAGATCGACGGGTTCGAAATCGGCACGGACCGCAACCAGAACTACCAGCTCTTCAGCTACGTGCGCCGGCTGATGGAGCTCAAGGACCAGTACAACGTCGGCGACGTGCGCATGCACACGGTGCTGCTCTTCAACCAGGAGGCGGTGCGCGCGTGCGGCCCCATCTGCCAGGAGATCTACGGCATCTACCCCGGCGTGCCGCAGGCCCAGTACCCGGAGGCCGCCAAGAAGATTGCCTCGTGGCTGCTCAAGCGCTTCGCGGAGATGGGCAACGGCGTCTACCAGGAGTTCAACGACACGGCCGAAATCTCCAACCTGGGCCTGGGCGCGCTGGACTACTCGTCCTTCGCGTCGCGCAACGTGATGAAGACGCTGCTGGTGGAGCCGCTGAGCTCCGCGCCCGGGTTGAACGGACGCGTCATCGACAGCGACGGTGACGGCGTGCCGGACGACATCGACAACTCCTTCACGCTGAAGACCAACCCCTTCAACACCGACAGCGACCGCGACTGCCTGGACGACGGCTTCGAGCACCGCCGCGCGGACCAGGGCTTCAAGGCGGCCAATGATTTGGACGCGCGCGGCTGCAACCCGGACTCGCCGCTGACGCCGCGCTGCACGTGCCGCGACACGGACGGTGACGGGCTCTCCCAGTTCGCGGAGGCCTACCTGCGCACGCGCGAGACCATCGTCGACAGCGACGGCGACGGCATCCCCGACAGCATCGAGGCGCGCTGGGGCTTGAACCCGCTGGAGCCCAGCGTGGCGGGGCTGGACACGGACGGCGACGGCCTGCCGGACGAGGTGGAGCTGCGCGCGGGCACGGACCCCACGCGGCGCGACCGGGCCTTCTTCGAGAAGAACGGCTTCCAGTACGAGACGCGCATCGCCGAGGTCCTCCCCAACGGGAGCATCTGCTACGACTACACCGTCTCGAACCTGCAGATGGTCGCCACGCCGGACCGGCCGGGCGCCAAGCAGGGCTTCAACCTGTTCAAGCTGTGGTTCGCGGAGGCGCCCGAGAGCGGCGTGGCCACCGACTACGGCGTGTGGCGCGCGGCCTGCGCGTGGTCCCAGTACGCGCCGCCCAGCGTGCGCGTGCCGGTGGGGCCGGAGCTGACGTTGACGGACAACAACTTCATGGTGCCCACGGAGCTGAGCAATCCCTGGGAGAACCAGGGCCGATGCGTGGGCGCGCCGCCCTCCGGCCAGCAGGGAGGTCTGCTTCCGTGA
- a CDS encoding gluconate 2-dehydrogenase subunit 3 family protein codes for MSRARPARRRLSRRSFIQRLSFLGGGVVLLGPLACKRSSEEPRPAKDTGPLGTTPGGRETHTFSSFEFAVVAAATERILPKDEDPGALDADVPVYIDRILQTPAMQPMRDDFMTGLAALEHRSQRMFQKGFASLTPAQQDELLTLFKDSPPRSGEAHFLELLTVLTLEGFLGDPSYGGNKGKVGWRLMGFDTVGTVAMAPPEGYDGPKCLRECGVHK; via the coding sequence ATGTCCCGTGCGCGTCCTGCTCGTCGGCGCCTGTCCCGGCGCTCCTTCATCCAGCGGCTGAGCTTCCTCGGCGGAGGCGTGGTGTTGCTCGGGCCCCTGGCGTGCAAGCGCTCCTCCGAGGAGCCCAGGCCCGCGAAGGACACCGGCCCGCTGGGCACCACCCCCGGCGGGCGTGAAACCCACACCTTCTCCTCCTTCGAGTTCGCCGTCGTGGCCGCCGCCACCGAGCGCATCCTCCCCAAGGACGAGGACCCGGGCGCGCTCGACGCGGACGTGCCCGTCTACATCGACCGCATCCTCCAGACACCCGCGATGCAGCCCATGCGCGACGACTTCATGACGGGGCTCGCCGCGCTGGAGCACCGCTCGCAGCGCATGTTCCAGAAGGGCTTCGCGTCGCTCACGCCCGCACAGCAGGATGAGCTGCTCACGCTCTTCAAGGACAGCCCGCCCAGGAGCGGCGAGGCGCACTTCCTGGAGCTGCTCACCGTGCTGACGTTGGAGGGCTTCCTGGGAGACCCGTCCTACGGCGGCAACAAGGGCAAGGTGGGCTGGCGGCTGATGGGCTTCGACACGGTGGGCACCGTGGCGATGGCGCCCCCCGAGGGCTACGACGGCCCGAAGTGCCTGCGCGAGTGCGGGGTTCACAAGTGA